One Gloeothece verrucosa PCC 7822 DNA window includes the following coding sequences:
- the rpmF gene encoding 50S ribosomal protein L32, with protein sequence MAVPKKKTSKAKRDQRRATWRRQAALQAQRALSLGKSVLTGRSNSFVYPQDEEEEDDEE encoded by the coding sequence ATGGCAGTTCCTAAGAAGAAAACCTCAAAAGCCAAACGAGATCAGCGCCGCGCCACCTGGAGACGGCAAGCGGCTTTACAAGCTCAAAGAGCCTTATCTCTGGGTAAATCAGTGCTAACAGGACGTTCTAATAGCTTTGTCTATCCACAGGATGAAGAAGAAGAAGACGATGAAGAATAA
- a CDS encoding sulfite oxidase-like oxidoreductase — MLGKFFNKPDPELSDRVPPGQYLTKGFPVLTYGETPVIGTSEWQFSVWGMAKPKTFTWSDFMNLPQHEFTQDFHCVTRWSKLDVQWTGIKVSDFMKLIELEPGVTHVMQHCYGGYTTNLDLDEFWREDNFFAFKLFGEPLPAEHGGPMRLVVPHLYAWKSAKWINGLEFLAAEEPGFWERNGYHRRGDPWTEERYGGL, encoded by the coding sequence ATGTTAGGGAAATTCTTTAACAAACCAGACCCCGAATTAAGTGATCGCGTTCCCCCCGGTCAATACTTAACTAAAGGGTTTCCTGTCCTTACCTACGGTGAAACCCCTGTGATCGGCACCAGCGAATGGCAATTTAGCGTCTGGGGAATGGCTAAACCCAAAACTTTTACCTGGTCAGATTTTATGAATCTGCCGCAACATGAATTCACTCAAGACTTCCACTGTGTCACCCGTTGGTCAAAATTAGATGTCCAATGGACAGGAATTAAAGTCAGTGATTTTATGAAGCTGATCGAACTTGAACCCGGGGTAACTCATGTTATGCAACATTGTTATGGGGGTTACACGACTAATTTAGACCTTGATGAATTTTGGCGAGAGGATAACTTTTTCGCCTTTAAATTGTTTGGTGAACCTCTGCCGGCAGAACATGGAGGACCCATGCGGTTAGTAGTCCCTCATCTCTACGCTTGGAAAAGTGCCAAGTGGATCAATGGGTTAGAATTCCTGGCGGCTGAAGAACCGGGCTTTTGGGAACGAAACGGCTATCATAGACGCGGAGATCCTTGGACAGAGGAAAGATATGGAGGACTTTAA
- the mnmA gene encoding tRNA 2-thiouridine(34) synthase MnmA, translating into MNPVVVGLSGGVDSSTAAATLHHQGYEVVGLTLWLMKGKGQCCSEGMVDAAFICEQLGIPHHIVDSRDVFQENIIDYLVSGYEAGITPLPCSQCNRAVKFGPMLRYARQELGIDCIATGHYARIRYDETTQRYQLLRAVDRNKDQSYFLYDLTQDLLAGTIFPLGNQTKEETRRIANEFGLKTADKPESQDLCLIEAHGSMQAFLDQYIHQKEGDIVDLKGKVLGKHKGIHHYTIGQRKGIGVAAAEPLYVVKLDPVMNQVIVGNRADAGKPECSVSRMNWVSIAEPSSPIHTEVQVRYRSSAVPVDVIPLGDNRVKLVFDEPQFGITPGQAAVLYDGEVLLGGGIIEKFPDS; encoded by the coding sequence ATGAACCCAGTCGTCGTCGGCCTATCCGGTGGAGTTGACAGTTCTACCGCCGCCGCTACCCTACATCATCAAGGATATGAAGTCGTTGGTCTAACCCTTTGGTTAATGAAGGGGAAAGGACAATGCTGTAGTGAGGGGATGGTAGATGCCGCTTTTATTTGTGAACAGTTGGGAATTCCTCATCATATTGTCGATAGCCGCGACGTTTTTCAGGAAAATATCATAGATTATTTAGTATCGGGTTATGAAGCCGGTATTACCCCTTTACCCTGTTCTCAGTGCAATAGGGCGGTTAAATTCGGCCCCATGTTACGCTATGCGCGTCAAGAGTTAGGCATTGACTGTATTGCTACCGGTCATTATGCCCGAATTCGCTATGATGAAACGACTCAACGTTATCAATTATTACGCGCCGTTGATCGCAATAAAGATCAATCCTACTTTCTCTATGACCTAACTCAAGATTTATTGGCGGGTACAATTTTTCCATTAGGAAATCAAACCAAGGAAGAAACCCGACGTATTGCCAATGAGTTTGGACTGAAAACAGCCGATAAACCCGAAAGTCAAGATTTATGCTTAATTGAGGCTCATGGGTCAATGCAGGCGTTTTTAGACCAATATATCCATCAAAAAGAGGGCGATATCGTTGACCTCAAAGGGAAAGTCTTAGGAAAGCATAAGGGTATCCATCACTATACTATCGGTCAACGCAAAGGCATCGGAGTAGCTGCGGCTGAACCGCTCTATGTGGTTAAATTAGACCCAGTGATGAATCAGGTTATCGTGGGAAACCGCGCCGATGCCGGCAAACCCGAATGTAGCGTTAGCCGCATGAATTGGGTTTCTATTGCTGAACCTTCTAGTCCTATTCATACTGAAGTACAAGTGCGTTACCGGAGTTCTGCGGTTCCTGTGGATGTGATTCCTTTAGGCGATAATCGCGTTAAATTGGTGTTTGATGAACCTCAGTTTGGGATAACTCCCGGACAAGCGGCTGTGCTTTATGATGGAGAGGTGCTACTCGGCGGCGGCATTATTGAGAAATTTCCAGATTCTTAA
- a CDS encoding type II toxin-antitoxin system HicB family antitoxin — MKTLIKLKIERFFENEAEYFVATSDDLQGLVAEGKTIQEAIEIAEDVAKGLLALEKELNDSLQLQAVPSQFEYPLIMEV; from the coding sequence ATGAAAACATTAATAAAATTAAAGATTGAACGTTTTTTTGAAAATGAAGCCGAGTATTTTGTCGCCACCAGTGATGATTTACAAGGGTTAGTGGCAGAGGGAAAAACGATACAAGAAGCGATAGAAATTGCTGAAGATGTAGCTAAAGGTTTGTTAGCTTTGGAAAAAGAACTCAATGATAGTTTGCAGTTACAAGCTGTCCCCTCTCAGTTTGAATATCCGCTAATTATGGAGGTGTAA
- a CDS encoding AAA family ATPase: MGRSLKVSQEYISRVKSSLQRNGYPSQQALADDAGFSLSTVKNFLNGKPIDHLNFIELCEKLGLDWQEISKTELISDDISLENSPFITGTPITHPRYFFGREKEVKRLFNLLKRHPLQNAAIIGKRRSGKTSLLHYLKTITTTPVNLLRPAQKSDWLRYPEHYQWVFVDFQDSRMASQEYLLRHILEGLEISLSGDCNLDRFMDIVSSKLNTFSIILMDEIGTALDRYSQLDDDFWSSLRSLGTNQTRGKLAFILAAHESPIELSKNTGHDSPFFNIFGYTTVLGALTETEALELINSSPISFAQEDIEWILERSQCHPFLLQILCREKLWSLEDGEIAEDWKEEGLREINPYLYLL; the protein is encoded by the coding sequence ATGGGGCGATCGCTTAAAGTTTCTCAAGAATATATATCACGAGTTAAGTCATCTCTACAACGAAATGGTTATCCGTCTCAGCAAGCACTAGCTGATGATGCCGGCTTTTCTTTATCTACCGTTAAAAACTTTCTCAATGGTAAACCAATAGATCACCTGAATTTTATTGAACTGTGTGAAAAACTCGGGTTAGATTGGCAAGAAATCAGTAAAACTGAGCTTATCTCTGATGACATTTCTCTAGAAAATTCTCCTTTTATTACAGGAACTCCCATTACTCACCCTCGTTATTTTTTCGGCAGAGAAAAGGAAGTCAAGCGGCTTTTTAATCTTCTGAAACGTCATCCTCTACAAAATGCGGCTATTATTGGTAAGCGCCGCAGTGGGAAAACTTCTTTATTACACTATCTTAAAACGATTACAACTACTCCTGTTAACCTGTTACGCCCGGCTCAAAAATCGGATTGGTTGCGCTATCCTGAACATTATCAATGGGTGTTTGTGGATTTTCAAGATTCCCGCATGGCTAGTCAAGAATATTTATTACGTCATATTTTAGAGGGGTTAGAAATATCTTTATCTGGAGACTGTAATTTAGACCGATTTATGGACATAGTCAGTAGTAAATTAAATACTTTTTCGATTATTTTAATGGATGAAATAGGAACGGCTTTAGATAGATATTCCCAATTAGATGATGATTTCTGGAGTAGTTTACGCTCTTTAGGAACTAACCAAACTAGAGGTAAGTTAGCTTTTATTTTAGCGGCTCATGAGTCCCCTATTGAATTATCCAAAAATACTGGGCATGATTCGCCTTTTTTTAATATCTTTGGTTATACAACTGTTTTAGGAGCTTTGACGGAAACAGAAGCGTTAGAATTAATCAATAGTTCTCCTATTTCTTTTGCTCAAGAAGATATAGAATGGATTTTAGAACGGAGTCAATGTCATCCTTTTTTGTTACAGATTCTTTGTAGAGAAAAGCTATGGAGTTTGGAAGATGGGGAAATAGCGGAAGATTGGAAAGAGGAAGGTTTAAGGGAAATTAATCCATATTTATATTTATTATAG
- a CDS encoding AAA family ATPase, which produces MPSLPPNLYNHSPELHPNLFIGSLQLLYWLICRPSAWNNYIERLKTGGSVWKNRAFWRALLQGYIILPLFEYLLIILGFWVRGELTQEVAFLVAGGVAFGVAGGVAGGVYFGLSFGVAGGVAGGVYFGLSFGVAGGVSFGVAGGVAGGVYFGLSFGVALGVALGVVAGVGVGVEKGVEKGVETGVGVGVIFGVIFGVIFGVAGGVIFGVAVGVIFGVAFGVAVGVEKGVETGVETGVGVGVVAGVAVGVAFGVAGGVVSCISIILYFYRSFFAFPLLFLWDNFIYRLDQILFSKKPRLLRYNAAFWDEYQFLPLLGLDKHLLLILERNPIEGQAALNYLLDTRQKWAAQAALLELEWRKLERCQDIITLSQVHQILAESSEEDSLNKLFNSFKTISEDVNSALNQKSIFNQRTNLENISKHLEQTISGINLSNNKYAPRLSTIARHWQQIITDKIEELRELVEYHQEIDNPYIFGVPLNEQIQIFMGRTSIGLKIEKLIIDRRRPPILLYGQRRMGKTSLLNNLGKLLPNSIIPLFVDLQGPVSSSKDHIGLLYNIARQMQESAKRQNYLKLPPISREILADDPFTRFDEWLDGVEEILGEKVALLSLDEFETLDTAITKGRFDEEDVLGYLRYLIQHRPKFKIMIAGSHTLEEFQRWASYLINVQVCHVSYLQEEEARKLIENPIPEFTLRYEPEAAERILKITRCHPCLVQLLCSEIVNYKNEQPTEVRRLATLKDIEAAIPEALQTGSFFFADIETNQIDEIGLKVLRFIAQKGEGKITDYQTLKQHFEPDLEAALELLLRRELIEPLDNGYCFQVELIRRWFIE; this is translated from the coding sequence ATGCCCTCATTACCTCCCAACCTGTACAACCATTCTCCCGAATTACACCCTAATCTGTTTATCGGTAGTTTACAACTTCTTTACTGGTTAATATGCCGCCCTAGCGCTTGGAATAATTACATCGAACGCCTCAAAACTGGAGGTTCTGTCTGGAAAAATAGGGCATTCTGGCGGGCACTCCTTCAGGGATATATAATTTTACCCTTGTTCGAATATCTCTTAATTATTTTAGGATTCTGGGTAAGAGGCGAGTTAACACAAGAAGTTGCTTTTCTTGTGGCGGGAGGCGTGGCGTTTGGCGTGGCGGGTGGCGTGGCGGGTGGCGTGTACTTTGGCCTGTCCTTTGGCGTGGCGGGTGGCGTGGCGGGTGGCGTGTACTTTGGCCTGTCCTTTGGCGTGGCGGGTGGCGTGTCCTTTGGCGTGGCGGGTGGCGTGGCGGGTGGCGTGTACTTTGGCCTGTCCTTTGGCGTGGCGCTAGGCGTGGCGCTAGGCGTGGTGGCAGGCGTGGGGGTAGGCGTGGAGAAAGGCGTGGAGAAAGGCGTGGAGACAGGCGTGGGGGTAGGGGTGATCTTTGGCGTGATCTTTGGCGTGATCTTTGGCGTGGCGGGAGGCGTGATCTTTGGCGTGGCGGTAGGCGTGATCTTTGGCGTGGCGTTTGGCGTGGCGGTAGGCGTGGAGAAAGGCGTGGAGACAGGCGTGGAGACAGGCGTGGGGGTAGGCGTGGTGGCAGGCGTGGCCGTAGGGGTGGCGTTTGGCGTGGCAGGAGGAGTGGTTTCTTGTATCAGCATTATTCTTTACTTCTACCGCTCTTTTTTTGCCTTTCCTCTACTCTTTCTCTGGGACAATTTTATCTATCGTCTCGATCAAATACTTTTCTCAAAAAAACCTAGGCTTCTCCGTTATAACGCCGCTTTTTGGGATGAATATCAATTCTTACCCCTACTGGGCCTAGATAAACATCTTCTCTTAATCCTAGAACGCAACCCCATCGAAGGACAAGCCGCCCTCAACTACCTACTAGATACCCGTCAAAAATGGGCGGCACAAGCCGCACTACTAGAATTAGAATGGCGTAAACTAGAACGCTGTCAAGACATTATTACCTTATCCCAAGTCCATCAAATTCTAGCAGAAAGTAGCGAGGAAGATTCTCTAAACAAACTTTTTAACTCTTTCAAAACCATTAGCGAAGACGTTAACTCTGCCCTCAACCAAAAAAGCATCTTTAACCAGCGTACAAACCTAGAAAATATCTCTAAGCACCTAGAACAAACTATCTCAGGAATAAATCTCAGTAATAATAAATATGCCCCTCGTTTATCTACTATTGCCCGCCATTGGCAACAAATCATCACCGATAAAATAGAAGAACTCAGAGAATTAGTTGAATATCATCAAGAAATCGATAACCCTTACATCTTTGGTGTACCCCTCAATGAACAAATTCAAATCTTTATGGGGCGTACCAGCATCGGATTAAAAATCGAAAAATTAATCATTGATCGCCGCCGCCCTCCCATCTTACTCTATGGACAGCGCCGCATGGGCAAAACTTCCCTCCTCAACAACTTAGGAAAACTCCTACCTAACTCTATTATTCCCCTATTTGTTGACTTACAAGGGCCAGTATCTAGTTCTAAAGATCATATAGGACTACTCTACAATATCGCTAGACAGATGCAAGAATCAGCCAAGCGGCAAAACTACTTAAAACTACCCCCAATAAGCAGAGAAATTTTAGCCGATGATCCCTTTACTCGTTTTGATGAATGGTTAGATGGAGTCGAAGAAATTTTAGGAGAAAAAGTCGCCTTATTATCCCTCGATGAATTTGAAACTTTAGATACAGCAATTACTAAAGGAAGATTTGATGAAGAAGATGTCTTAGGGTATCTGCGCTATCTGATCCAACATCGCCCTAAATTTAAAATCATGATCGCAGGGAGTCACACTCTAGAAGAATTTCAACGGTGGGCGAGTTATTTAATCAATGTACAGGTGTGTCACGTCAGTTATTTACAAGAAGAAGAAGCGAGAAAATTAATTGAAAATCCCATCCCAGAATTTACCCTACGCTACGAACCCGAAGCCGCAGAAAGAATATTAAAAATTACCCGATGTCATCCCTGTTTAGTACAATTATTATGTTCAGAAATCGTCAACTATAAAAACGAACAACCTACCGAAGTCCGACGACTAGCCACCCTAAAAGATATAGAAGCCGCTATCCCAGAAGCACTACAGACGGGAAGTTTCTTTTTTGCTGATATTGAAACGAATCAAATTGATGAAATAGGTTTAAAAGTATTACGATTTATCGCCCAAAAAGGAGAAGGAAAAATAACAGATTATCAAACTTTAAAACAACACTTTGAGCCAGATTTAGAAGCGGCTTTAGAATTGCTATTAAGGCGGGAATTAATTGAGCCGCTAGACAATGGCTACTGTTTCCAAGTGGAATTAATTCGTCGTTGGTTTATTGAATAA
- the crtB gene encoding 15-cis-phytoene synthase CrtB: MLQLPRPTQPTQPLASIEEAYELCRQITEKYSKTFYLGTLLMPPEKRQAIWAIYVWCRRTDELVDGPNAKLTTPETLDRWEDHLESVFAGHPLDDADVALVDTLKRFPMDIAPFRDMIAGQRMDLYRSRYETFEELNLYCYRVAGTVGLMSSAVLGVDERYRTAPWEKDQPLYIPTEEAIALGIANQLTNILRDVGEDAGRGRIYLPLEDLKLFDYSEEDLFNGVIDDRWRALMRFQISRARKYYDEAERGIRALSPDSRWPVWSALMLYQGILDVIEMNDYDVFTKRAYVPTAQKMLFLPVAWLRAQAL, from the coding sequence ATGCTGCAACTGCCTAGACCGACTCAACCAACCCAACCTCTAGCCTCGATTGAAGAGGCTTATGAACTCTGTCGCCAGATTACAGAGAAATACTCTAAAACGTTTTATTTAGGCACTTTATTGATGCCGCCAGAAAAACGTCAAGCTATCTGGGCGATCTATGTGTGGTGTCGTCGTACAGACGAACTGGTGGATGGCCCCAATGCCAAATTAACCACGCCAGAAACCCTAGATCGCTGGGAAGACCATCTCGAAAGTGTCTTTGCTGGTCATCCCCTAGATGATGCGGATGTGGCTTTGGTAGATACGTTAAAACGCTTTCCGATGGATATTGCCCCCTTTCGAGATATGATCGCCGGACAGCGAATGGATCTCTACCGCAGTCGCTATGAAACCTTTGAAGAATTGAACCTGTACTGTTATCGAGTAGCGGGGACAGTGGGGTTGATGTCGAGTGCGGTACTAGGGGTAGATGAAAGATATCGAACAGCCCCCTGGGAAAAGGATCAGCCGCTTTATATTCCTACTGAAGAAGCGATCGCTCTGGGAATTGCTAACCAGTTAACGAATATTCTTCGGGATGTGGGAGAAGATGCCGGACGAGGCCGCATTTACTTGCCGCTAGAAGATTTAAAATTATTTGATTACTCTGAAGAAGATTTGTTTAACGGGGTAATTGATGATCGTTGGCGTGCTTTGATGCGTTTTCAAATTTCTAGAGCAAGGAAATATTACGATGAAGCAGAACGCGGCATTCGTGCCCTTAGTCCTGATTCTCGTTGGCCTGTTTGGTCGGCATTGATGCTCTATCAGGGTATTTTAGATGTGATAGAAATGAATGACTATGATGTCTTTACTAAACGGGCTTATGTCCCAACGGCTCAAAAAATGCTTTTTTTACCGGTTGCTTGGTTGAGGGCCCAAGCTTTATAA